A genomic segment from Methanoplanus limicola DSM 2279 encodes:
- a CDS encoding transporter substrate-binding domain-containing protein → MYLKTGRDGKGDFAGLNSYFKCFILSLFLHKGSPAESAKKRSCGYLSGLKCSSDSVSAQPPLNSAAFLSARLLFTLYILLFFLLFILSPASALADGSRVITAGGDDNFTPYEYLDHSGQPSGFNVELLRAVSDEMGLNVSIKLTPWYEARGDLEAGRIDMMTGMFYSKDRDVVLNFSSPYILVSQGIFVRVGSEIKGPEDLYGKEIIVENSDYLHDYVISMGFSDDIITQDSQSEALFLLASGKYDCALLTKIHGEDLINRYDLRNVVAVGPPIEPREYCFAFSADSSDLIPVFNEGLAIVKKKGRYDEIYDKWFGVYEEREFYSTLVNFVLFFLLPALFLLVVALVWSLSLRREVVRKSSELKEELIRQREIKAALKESENKYYELFNNINEAVFLNEILPGGKGGTFAEVNETACRRLGYSRDELLRLKVQDVVRLPVQKCDAIQADIADKEGYASYHTEHIRKDGSVFPVHVKARLLEFGSRKYILQLARDITEEVESRKRETDALKQIEHNLSQLAILNDEIRNPLTVIVGALDMDMKDSTGIILNQAKEIDSIVKRLDHGWLESAKIQEYLKKHLGIDDAEDVRDEESG, encoded by the coding sequence ATGTACCTTAAAACCGGAAGAGACGGGAAGGGGGATTTTGCCGGATTGAACAGTTACTTTAAATGTTTTATTCTCTCTCTGTTTTTACATAAGGGGTCTCCGGCTGAATCCGCCAAAAAGAGAAGCTGCGGGTATCTTTCCGGTTTAAAATGTTCTTCAGATTCCGTATCTGCCCAGCCCCCTCTAAACTCAGCAGCGTTTTTATCTGCCCGTCTGTTATTTACGCTGTATATTCTCCTTTTTTTCCTTCTCTTTATACTGTCGCCGGCTTCTGCACTGGCTGACGGCAGCCGGGTAATCACTGCCGGTGGTGATGATAATTTTACCCCTTATGAGTATCTCGATCATTCCGGGCAGCCTTCCGGGTTTAACGTCGAACTGTTAAGGGCGGTTTCTGATGAGATGGGCCTGAATGTGAGCATAAAACTTACCCCCTGGTATGAGGCGAGAGGTGATCTCGAAGCCGGCAGAATTGATATGATGACCGGGATGTTTTATTCAAAAGATCGTGATGTGGTCCTGAATTTTTCCAGTCCGTATATTCTGGTGTCACAGGGAATTTTTGTCAGAGTTGGTTCTGAGATTAAAGGGCCTGAGGATCTCTATGGTAAAGAGATCATAGTTGAAAACTCTGATTATCTGCATGATTATGTCATAAGTATGGGTTTTTCTGATGATATTATTACACAAGACAGTCAGTCCGAAGCCCTTTTTCTTCTTGCATCCGGAAAATATGACTGTGCCCTTCTTACAAAGATCCACGGGGAAGATTTAATCAACAGATATGATCTCCGGAATGTTGTGGCCGTTGGGCCGCCGATTGAGCCAAGGGAATACTGCTTTGCGTTCTCGGCGGATAGTAGCGATCTTATTCCGGTTTTCAATGAAGGCCTTGCTATTGTCAAGAAGAAAGGCAGGTATGATGAGATATATGATAAGTGGTTTGGAGTATATGAGGAGAGGGAATTTTATTCAACACTCGTCAATTTTGTCCTGTTTTTCCTTCTGCCTGCGTTATTTTTACTTGTTGTTGCGCTGGTCTGGTCGCTCTCGCTCAGGAGGGAGGTTGTACGGAAATCATCTGAGTTAAAGGAAGAGCTGATCAGGCAGAGAGAGATTAAAGCTGCTCTTAAAGAGAGTGAGAACAAATATTATGAGCTTTTCAATAACATCAATGAAGCTGTATTTCTGAATGAGATTCTGCCCGGCGGGAAAGGGGGCACATTTGCAGAGGTGAATGAGACTGCATGCCGGAGGCTTGGCTATTCACGTGACGAACTGTTAAGACTTAAAGTTCAGGATGTTGTCAGGCTTCCGGTACAGAAATGCGATGCCATACAGGCAGATATTGCTGATAAAGAGGGTTATGCCTCATATCACACGGAGCATATAAGAAAAGACGGCTCAGTCTTCCCTGTGCATGTGAAGGCACGTCTCCTTGAGTTTGGCAGCCGGAAATACATTCTTCAGCTTGCAAGGGATATCACTGAGGAGGTGGAGTCCCGGAAGCGTGAGACTGATGCATTAAAGCAGATTGAGCATAATCTCTCGCAGCTTGCAATACTCAATGATGAGATTAGAAATCCCCTTACTGTTATTGTTGGTGCTCTGGATATGGATATGAAAGATTCCACCGGTATTATTCTGAATCAGGCAAAGGAGATTGATAGTATTGTTAAACGGCTTGATCACGGATGGCTTGAATCAGCAAAAATTCAGGAATATCTTAAGAAGCATCTTGGTATTGATGATGCGGAAGATGTCAGAGATGAGGAGAGCGGGTGA
- a CDS encoding DUF4276 family protein, producing MTDYIRLKIICEGQAEETFVSKVLYDKLALKGIYCIPFRLITSVKSKTYRGGIVSYAKAKKDILRALNEKEAYVTTMFDYYKLSKDFPGKDEASGINDPYGKVEIIENSMAEDIGDRRFIPYIQLHEFESLLFSDIDSIDRVMKLSSGTKINELRSVISAFQNPEGINDGENTAPSKRLIRLYPSYQKITDGVLIADLVAAGKMRDKCRHFNGWLDKIENLSRI from the coding sequence ATGACAGATTATATCCGGCTGAAAATTATCTGTGAAGGTCAGGCTGAAGAGACTTTTGTATCAAAAGTCCTGTATGATAAGTTAGCCCTGAAAGGGATTTACTGCATACCATTCCGCCTGATAACTTCAGTAAAGTCAAAGACATACAGGGGTGGAATTGTCAGTTATGCAAAAGCAAAGAAGGATATTCTTCGCGCATTGAATGAGAAAGAGGCATATGTCACTACAATGTTTGATTATTATAAACTTTCAAAGGATTTTCCCGGAAAAGATGAGGCATCAGGTATAAATGATCCATATGGGAAAGTGGAAATTATTGAAAATTCAATGGCAGAAGATATAGGTGACCGGCGTTTTATCCCTTATATTCAGTTGCATGAGTTTGAATCACTATTATTCAGCGATATTGATTCAATAGACAGAGTTATGAAGCTCTCATCCGGAACAAAAATAAATGAACTGAGATCAGTAATATCCGCATTTCAAAATCCTGAGGGAATAAATGATGGTGAAAATACAGCTCCCTCCAAAAGGCTTATCCGCCTGTACCCGTCCTATCAGAAGATCACAGACGGAGTGCTGATTGCAGATCTGGTTGCAGCCGGAAAAATGCGTGATAAGTGCCGGCATTTTAACGGGTGGCTGGATAAAATTGAAAATCTGAGCAGAATTTGA
- a CDS encoding AAA family ATPase has protein sequence MQLSEITISGYKSILNQNIRFGELNILIGANGSGKSNFIGVFGLIGEILNGNLQMTVAKGGGADKFLHYGKKHTDSIEISFTFGQNGYFLKLSPAAGDTLIFEHESSVFYGNGKDSFPYIDLSASGNKESELASYAKEHKVSEIVLNSLKNWKIYHFHDTGDTSPIKSTNKISDNLYFRKDGANLAAFLYFLMNIYPEHYYRIRDTVRLVTPFFDDFVLRPDNYNTETIKLEWHEKGSDFPFGANDFSDGTLRFICLTALLQQPNLPEMIIIDEPELGLHPYAINVLASMIKSASKRTQLLISTQSVTLVNQFEPEVLLVVDRAEGDTRISRPDEDELTDWLDDYTLGELWEKNILGGRPTG, from the coding sequence ATGCAGCTCAGTGAAATAACAATTTCCGGATATAAATCAATTTTAAATCAGAATATCCGATTTGGAGAACTGAATATACTTATCGGTGCAAACGGTTCCGGTAAATCCAATTTCATAGGAGTATTTGGTCTGATTGGTGAGATCCTGAACGGAAACCTTCAGATGACTGTGGCGAAAGGTGGCGGTGCTGACAAATTTCTTCATTATGGTAAAAAACATACAGATTCCATAGAGATATCCTTCACATTTGGGCAGAATGGATATTTTCTGAAACTGTCCCCCGCTGCCGGAGATACCCTCATATTTGAACATGAATCATCCGTTTTTTATGGAAATGGGAAAGACAGTTTTCCGTATATTGATCTATCTGCTTCCGGGAATAAAGAGAGTGAACTCGCATCATATGCAAAGGAGCATAAAGTATCAGAAATAGTGCTTAATTCTCTGAAAAACTGGAAGATATATCATTTTCATGACACAGGTGATACCTCCCCGATAAAATCCACGAATAAGATAAGTGACAACTTATACTTCAGGAAAGACGGTGCTAATCTTGCTGCATTTCTTTATTTTCTGATGAATATTTATCCGGAACATTATTACAGAATAAGAGATACGGTCAGGCTTGTAACTCCGTTCTTTGATGATTTTGTTCTCCGCCCGGATAATTACAATACGGAGACAATTAAACTTGAATGGCATGAAAAAGGGAGCGATTTTCCTTTCGGTGCAAATGATTTCTCAGACGGAACTCTGAGGTTTATCTGCCTTACAGCTCTTCTTCAGCAGCCAAATCTGCCTGAGATGATTATAATTGACGAGCCTGAACTTGGTCTGCATCCGTATGCCATTAATGTACTCGCTTCAATGATAAAGAGTGCATCAAAGAGAACACAATTGCTTATCTCTACCCAGTCAGTGACTCTTGTCAATCAGTTTGAACCTGAAGTTCTGCTTGTAGTTGACAGGGCAGAAGGAGACACCCGGATAAGCAGGCCTGATGAAGATGAACTTACAGACTGGCTTGATGATTATACATTAGGCGAATTGTGGGAGAAGAATATTCTTGGCGGGAGACCAACCGGATGA
- a CDS encoding glycoside hydrolase family 3 protein: MTIRNFRILLIITLAVLTAVLSAGCTASDTQQDSKETIINNSDNLPVSDDKGEYHIHTTKSSDPTLDEKIGQMLMIGFRGYTADNDSQIADDIRKGRTGGVILFDHDVALGTDERNIRSPEQVRTLNNQLQGYAEDIPLFIAVDQEGGKICRLKEKYGFPATVSAEYLGTENNETLTRNAGSNLAGMLKENGFNMNFAPVVDLNVNPDSPAIGKLNRSYSADPDVVTDNAGWIIEEHKNLGIITAIKHFPGHGSAMADSHEGFTDVTGTWSEEELIPYQNLIKEDLPDMIMTAHIYNKNLDPDYPATLSEKTVTGILRDKLAYEGVIITDAMDMGAITDSYGLRDALKLSINAGCDIFLFANNIVYDENIAEKSVSIVKELVKEGEIPEERINESYERIITLKKKYLPGNYTKV, translated from the coding sequence ATGACTATTCGCAATTTCCGGATTCTCCTGATAATAACCCTTGCAGTTCTCACTGCGGTTCTCTCTGCCGGATGCACAGCATCTGACACACAGCAGGACTCAAAAGAGACAATAATTAATAATTCAGATAATCTGCCGGTTTCTGACGATAAAGGAGAATATCATATCCATACAACTAAATCTTCAGATCCAACCCTGGATGAGAAGATCGGCCAGATGCTCATGATTGGATTTCGCGGTTATACAGCAGACAATGATTCACAGATAGCAGATGATATAAGAAAGGGCAGAACCGGAGGTGTAATTCTCTTTGACCACGATGTTGCACTCGGCACAGATGAGAGAAATATCAGATCACCTGAGCAGGTGAGAACACTTAATAATCAGCTTCAGGGTTATGCAGAAGATATACCCCTTTTCATTGCAGTGGATCAGGAGGGAGGTAAAATCTGCCGTCTTAAAGAAAAATACGGATTTCCGGCAACCGTCTCAGCAGAATATCTCGGTACTGAAAACAACGAAACGCTGACTAGAAATGCCGGGAGTAACCTCGCCGGGATGTTAAAGGAGAACGGATTCAACATGAACTTTGCACCGGTTGTCGATCTCAATGTAAATCCGGATTCCCCTGCAATCGGAAAACTGAACAGAAGTTATTCAGCAGACCCGGATGTAGTCACAGATAACGCAGGCTGGATCATCGAAGAGCATAAAAATTTGGGCATAATTACGGCGATAAAACATTTCCCCGGACACGGCAGTGCAATGGCAGACTCACATGAAGGTTTTACCGATGTAACCGGGACATGGAGCGAAGAAGAGCTTATTCCCTATCAGAACCTGATCAAAGAAGATCTTCCGGATATGATAATGACCGCCCATATTTACAACAAAAATCTGGACCCCGACTACCCTGCAACATTATCGGAAAAGACAGTGACCGGTATTTTAAGGGATAAACTTGCCTATGAAGGAGTGATAATCACAGACGCCATGGACATGGGTGCAATTACCGACAGTTACGGCTTAAGAGACGCCTTAAAGCTCTCAATAAATGCCGGATGTGACATATTCCTCTTTGCCAACAATATAGTCTATGACGAAAATATTGCAGAAAAATCTGTCAGCATTGTAAAGGAACTGGTGAAGGAGGGTGAAATTCCGGAGGAGAGAATCAACGAATCATATGAGAGAATAATCACCCTCAAGAAGAAATACCTCCCCGGAAATTACACAAAAGTATGA
- a CDS encoding aldehyde ferredoxin oxidoreductase family protein, whose amino-acid sequence MRMYGWAGRILRVDLSRNKISIIPADEGVLKNFLGGRGLNSWTLFNEIKPGTDPLGPENVICFSPGVFTGTKLRLTGRISVSTLSPLSGILGDGSGGGAFASEVKAAGYDQIVITGRAEKPVYIRISDDDVEIADAGNLTGLSTWEKTDIIQENEGKGASVACTGPAGENLVRFATTIIDRYSSAARGSGAVMGSKNLMAVAVSGTGKVAVADPLLFQKLSDEDKEYFRNNSFFNEQVKVYGSHFGIVNWHPGVRNSSYYLSPEEVPESIRPVALKNYETGRTACKTCTVGCKNIFEIPSGKYAGERGEGLEFEAVYCLGTNCGIFDPVAILEMENLCDKYGMCVVGLGNAIAFAKDLFSRGIISEEDTGISLSWEDSGSQTELIHRTALREGFGNTVAEGMYGMAKIIGRNSMDYCYHVKGLCRGVYPPGVFSLAHATSTRGADHLRGRSWALDENEPEFFRELVNNGFMPKDPAGALTVAEKAATFADCTGRCKGSVNSWAFAVPLVFKSPLFKGSAELLSAATGINFSEREVTDALERVYLTEMAFNDRRGIKRKDDRLVQHPWVRDSDAGKEERRLHDAMLDRYYAEHGCDLATGIPTGERLSELGLSSVAAELERGMPYTDWDGPFLWERGSYPSGGRRM is encoded by the coding sequence ATGAGAATGTATGGATGGGCTGGCAGAATACTGAGGGTTGATCTCTCCCGGAATAAAATATCAATAATTCCGGCAGATGAGGGCGTTCTTAAAAATTTTCTTGGCGGAAGGGGGCTTAATTCATGGACTCTCTTCAATGAGATAAAACCGGGCACTGACCCTTTAGGACCGGAGAATGTCATCTGCTTCTCACCCGGAGTTTTTACCGGCACAAAACTCCGCCTTACAGGCAGAATATCGGTGAGCACACTCTCTCCTTTATCCGGGATTCTCGGTGACGGGAGCGGCGGCGGTGCATTTGCATCAGAGGTAAAAGCGGCCGGTTATGACCAGATTGTTATAACCGGAAGGGCAGAAAAACCGGTATATATCCGTATCAGTGATGATGATGTGGAGATAGCTGATGCAGGGAACCTTACAGGTCTTTCGACCTGGGAAAAGACTGATATTATACAGGAGAATGAGGGTAAAGGGGCAAGTGTTGCCTGCACTGGGCCGGCAGGCGAGAATCTCGTCCGTTTTGCAACAACCATTATTGACAGGTACAGCTCAGCCGCAAGGGGGAGCGGTGCTGTTATGGGTTCAAAAAACCTTATGGCGGTGGCGGTATCAGGTACAGGCAAAGTTGCGGTTGCGGACCCTCTACTCTTTCAGAAGCTCTCAGATGAGGATAAGGAATATTTCAGGAATAATTCGTTTTTTAATGAGCAGGTAAAGGTTTACGGCTCACATTTCGGTATTGTAAACTGGCATCCGGGAGTCAGGAACAGCAGTTATTATCTCTCACCTGAGGAAGTGCCGGAGAGTATCCGTCCTGTGGCACTGAAAAATTACGAGACCGGGCGTACTGCATGCAAAACCTGCACAGTGGGCTGCAAGAATATATTTGAAATCCCGTCCGGGAAATATGCAGGTGAGAGAGGTGAGGGGCTGGAATTTGAGGCTGTTTACTGTCTTGGGACAAACTGCGGGATATTTGATCCTGTTGCGATCCTTGAGATGGAGAACCTCTGTGACAAATACGGCATGTGTGTGGTGGGCCTTGGCAATGCAATCGCCTTTGCAAAGGACCTCTTCAGCAGGGGGATTATATCTGAAGAAGATACCGGTATTTCCCTCTCATGGGAGGATTCCGGCTCACAGACTGAACTGATACACAGGACTGCCCTCAGGGAAGGGTTTGGAAATACTGTTGCTGAAGGGATGTACGGTATGGCGAAGATTATCGGCCGGAATTCGATGGACTACTGTTATCATGTAAAAGGGCTTTGCAGAGGTGTATATCCGCCTGGGGTATTCAGCCTTGCCCATGCAACATCCACAAGGGGTGCGGATCACCTCAGGGGCAGGAGTTGGGCACTTGATGAGAATGAGCCGGAATTTTTCAGAGAACTTGTGAATAACGGCTTTATGCCAAAAGACCCTGCGGGTGCCCTGACTGTCGCAGAGAAGGCAGCCACTTTTGCGGACTGCACGGGAAGATGCAAAGGTTCGGTGAACAGCTGGGCTTTTGCAGTGCCGCTTGTCTTTAAATCCCCGCTCTTTAAAGGTTCAGCAGAACTGCTTTCTGCTGCGACCGGAATTAATTTCTCCGAGAGAGAAGTCACAGATGCCCTTGAGAGGGTTTACCTGACTGAGATGGCATTCAATGACAGGCGGGGAATTAAGAGAAAGGATGACAGGCTTGTACAACATCCGTGGGTGAGAGATTCTGATGCCGGAAAAGAGGAGAGAAGGCTGCATGACGCGATGCTTGACCGGTATTATGCTGAGCATGGGTGTGATTTGGCAACCGGAATTCCGACAGGAGAGAGGCTTTCAGAACTTGGACTTTCATCTGTGGCGGCTGAACTTGAAAGGGGTATGCCTTATACTGACTGGGACGGGCCGTTTCTGTGGGAGAGAGGCAGTTATCCTTCCGGCGGGAGACGTATGTGA
- a CDS encoding sensor histidine kinase, translating into MNGGDFPDKDGFLFYGSDPGSYGDFFGKAIDLIPNPVFMKDIDGRYTGANREFYRFLGKVPEEIIGKTVFEIAPEELAEVYHRKDRELFDCPGTQRYEGDVRYSDGTVHSVIFNKATFNDETGSVAGIVGVMIDVTELADTKKSLEKSERNYRNLFNSANDAFFVHYLNEDGMPGRFVDVNDAACQMLGYKREELLELSVTDLMPEDLYSIIPGVIADLSRDFNVKFESAFLSRGGRRIPLEVSSNLFPEGGRSVVLSVVRDITERIIYEEAVRQSEEKYRTLFESASDAIFILDMDSSFLEANHVACERLGYTREELLGMNKADIDDPSLRDNVPARMEELFSNGSVIFETGHLTKSGVIIPVEVHGTIIDYMGSPAVLSIARDISDRLKLEEDLRYSEELYRTMFENTGTAMLLIDEDLTILLANSEIENISGYKKEEAEGKLKWTEFISSADIDRMVNYHIMRRRDPGSVPDNYEATFKRRDGKKVYTTLNVSIIPGTKRSIASIQDITEQKLTNLALRENEERLRLIIEAAGLGTWDWDVTSGKVILNDIWYRMLGYKEGDLREEYGEILRGIHPDDTDRVNLAVRECIEGKIPALNVEFRILSKDNKWIWIMSSGEVVEYDRQNKPVRVAGINQDITEVKRFQNAITETNRKLNILSGITRHDILNQIQAMMYYSYKLMEKGGDSLEIKEIAGKITGITDTIKRQIEFTRDYEELGIKEPAWQQVMVVAESAASRVDGAGVNISVNVGSLNVYADIMLGKVFYNIFSNSVRHGGHVTLVKMYFEERGGSGRIIIEDDGTGIPDENKEKIFEKGFGANTGLGLFLSKEILAITGMSIVENGEFGKGAGFEIVIPHNNYRV; encoded by the coding sequence ATGAACGGTGGAGATTTTCCGGATAAGGACGGTTTTTTATTTTATGGCTCTGATCCGGGCAGTTATGGAGATTTTTTTGGTAAGGCGATAGATCTCATCCCTAACCCTGTCTTCATGAAGGATATTGATGGGAGATATACCGGAGCCAATCGTGAATTCTATAGATTTCTGGGCAAAGTTCCGGAGGAGATAATCGGGAAGACTGTATTTGAGATAGCGCCAGAAGAGCTTGCAGAAGTCTATCACAGAAAGGACAGGGAGTTATTTGACTGTCCGGGCACTCAGCGGTATGAGGGTGATGTCAGGTACAGTGACGGAACTGTTCACAGTGTGATATTCAACAAAGCTACTTTTAATGACGAAACGGGCAGTGTGGCAGGTATTGTCGGTGTGATGATCGACGTCACAGAGCTTGCAGATACTAAAAAATCGCTTGAAAAAAGTGAGAGAAATTACAGGAATCTCTTTAATTCTGCAAATGATGCTTTTTTTGTGCATTATCTCAATGAGGACGGGATGCCGGGCAGATTTGTAGATGTAAACGATGCTGCATGCCAAATGCTTGGATATAAGAGAGAAGAGCTTCTTGAATTATCTGTCACTGACCTTATGCCGGAGGACCTCTATTCAATAATTCCGGGTGTGATCGCTGATTTAAGCAGGGATTTTAATGTAAAATTTGAGAGTGCATTTCTTAGCAGGGGGGGCAGGAGAATCCCTCTGGAGGTCAGCTCAAATCTGTTTCCTGAGGGTGGCAGAAGTGTTGTACTGTCAGTTGTACGTGACATAACTGAGAGGATAATATACGAAGAGGCAGTCAGGCAGTCTGAGGAGAAGTACAGGACACTCTTTGAATCTGCAAGTGATGCAATATTTATTCTTGATATGGATAGCAGTTTTCTTGAGGCAAACCATGTTGCATGTGAGCGGCTGGGATATACGAGGGAAGAACTGCTTGGGATGAATAAAGCGGATATTGATGACCCCTCTCTTAGAGATAATGTGCCTGCAAGGATGGAGGAACTTTTCAGTAATGGAAGTGTTATCTTTGAAACCGGACATCTGACCAAATCCGGAGTGATTATTCCTGTAGAGGTGCATGGGACTATAATTGATTATATGGGTAGTCCTGCTGTCCTGTCAATTGCAAGGGATATATCGGACAGGCTTAAACTTGAAGAGGACCTGAGATATTCTGAGGAGCTCTACCGTACAATGTTTGAAAATACCGGTACTGCCATGCTCCTTATTGATGAGGACCTGACGATTTTACTTGCAAATTCCGAGATTGAGAATATTTCCGGGTATAAAAAAGAAGAGGCTGAAGGTAAGCTTAAATGGACTGAGTTTATCTCTTCTGCCGATATTGACAGGATGGTTAACTATCATATTATGAGAAGGAGAGATCCCGGTTCTGTACCTGATAATTATGAGGCTACATTTAAAAGAAGGGACGGGAAAAAGGTCTATACAACCCTTAACGTATCTATAATTCCGGGCACGAAGAGGAGCATTGCATCAATACAGGATATTACTGAACAGAAACTGACCAATCTTGCATTAAGGGAGAATGAGGAGAGGCTCAGGCTTATAATTGAAGCTGCCGGTCTTGGTACCTGGGACTGGGATGTCACATCCGGAAAGGTGATACTGAATGATATCTGGTACAGAATGCTTGGTTATAAGGAGGGCGATTTAAGGGAGGAATATGGTGAGATTCTAAGAGGCATTCATCCGGATGATACTGACAGAGTAAATCTTGCGGTAAGAGAATGTATTGAAGGGAAAATTCCGGCCCTTAATGTTGAATTCAGGATTTTATCAAAGGATAATAAGTGGATATGGATTATGTCATCCGGAGAGGTTGTGGAGTATGACAGGCAGAATAAGCCGGTAAGGGTAGCCGGAATTAATCAGGATATTACTGAGGTTAAGCGGTTTCAGAATGCCATTACAGAGACAAACAGGAAGCTGAATATCCTTTCCGGAATTACAAGGCATGATATTTTAAATCAGATCCAGGCCATGATGTATTACTCTTATAAGCTGATGGAGAAGGGAGGGGATTCTCTGGAGATTAAAGAGATTGCCGGTAAAATTACTGGTATAACAGATACTATTAAGAGGCAGATCGAGTTCACAAGGGATTATGAGGAGCTTGGCATAAAAGAGCCGGCATGGCAGCAGGTAATGGTTGTGGCAGAATCTGCCGCTTCCAGGGTTGATGGTGCAGGGGTTAATATATCTGTTAATGTCGGCAGTCTGAATGTTTATGCCGATATTATGCTTGGGAAGGTCTTTTACAATATCTTCAGCAATTCTGTGAGGCATGGGGGGCATGTTACTCTGGTGAAGATGTACTTTGAGGAGAGGGGTGGCTCTGGCAGGATAATTATTGAGGATGACGGCACGGGAATTCCGGATGAGAACAAAGAGAAGATATTTGAGAAAGGTTTTGGAGCCAATACCGGGCTTGGGCTGTTTCTCTCAAAGGAAATTCTGGCAATTACCGGCATGAGTATTGTAGAAAATGGTGAGTTCGGGAAAGGGGCAGGATTTGAGATAGTTATACCTCATAATAACTATCGTGTATGA